The following DNA comes from Alnus glutinosa chromosome 6, dhAlnGlut1.1, whole genome shotgun sequence.
ttttcaaaccgAACACAAAAAACAACCCCTAAAATGCATTAACAAACAGAAGGAATGCTTCTACATCTATTTTGCCGCCAAAGATTCTGAAGTAGCCTGCCTTTGCTCAAGAAGTTCAGTCAGCACACTGTCAATCTGGGCAAACACATCCTCCTTGTAAATGCTTCCATTGATCTggaataaagcaaaaaaaaaggcCTCTAGTTGGATAACATCAAATAAAATCATACCTACATGACAAGCACAATGTCCACAGAAATTTTCATTGATACAAGCTAACGCATACAATTATTGTCCAGCCAGGAAAAACAAATACATACAAATAATTCTACGATTCTCCCATGCAAAGGATTTTTAGGCAAAAGATAATGAGGAAAATCGCTAAGGTTACATTTCGTACCCGAAATGAGTATtatattaggaaaatgaatcatttttatTAGAAATGGAAGAATGTTAAATGAAATAACCTTAGAATAGACATTCTCATTGCCCATAAGGGAATGAGTCttccttaaattgaggaatagctattcttctcAAATTGGGAATGGTTATTCTAAGTTTTAGATCATTATCGTATACTCTAACATCAATGCTAGTCTATTCCACCTTCTTCCATTCAAAatctattcattttttctaatggaatagtcattctatcTACCAAACGTAACCTAACTGCTTTGTTTTGTAGGCAATCCAAGGATCCAAGTACGATGGCTTTATTGCCTTCTAGCATGATCTTTTGTCAAAGCAAAATGAAACAGCAACTGGCTGCTCTCAGTGGAAAGCAAAATGATTTTCGATTAGAACAAGGCCAAGGGGCAGCACGTAAATTCAAACAATAGAATTTAAACTAACTGCAGCAAGCTACATGAAACCTACCTTTCATTCATTCAACTCTATCTACCTTGCAAACTAGTAGCAGTTTATGTAAGTGTACCTTCAACAAATAGATGCATCTGTTTGTGTGTCCTGTGTTGGAAGAGAAGCACTTTCATTGTATCCATACTTTTAAAAAGAATGGTGAATAATTCAGATGTCATTGTAAGCTGGGCAAGACCCTCCCCCATAAGTTGGAAATCATTGAGGGCGTTTGACAAAACTTTTTAGAGgatgctttttgctttttgtttgaaaaagtgttttgatttgacataaaggtgaaaatagttttgggtgttttgtgagtgttgttttatgttttcagttgtttgttaatgcttttaccTTTTtggtaaaaagcaaaaagctaaGGCAAAAAGCGTTGCCAAATGAACATTGATTTCCCATGAGACTATTGTACGGAAACAGGTAAATTCATCCAGTTCTTAATCCAGACTAATTGGCGTGCATAACATGCAGCCTACCTTTTGGGCATTCCACTCTATCTAGAGCATACCTCCATCAGAAATTAGCAGCAGTGTTAGCTCTTACAACCGTGTCCAACATTCTATTCAGCCTTTCCTCTTAAGTCATTCTAGTACCTCTCAAGCGAATTTGATATATGTCATCTTTTGAACATAATAGAGATGTTTCTACTACATGCTACCACTGAAAAATTGCACAAACACGTAGGGATATCAGAATGGCAGATTCTTGGTCTCTGTGTTTGGGAGATAAATACTATTATATAGCAATAACTAAAAATGGAATTCCTACCAAAATGAAATTTACCTTGCAACAAACATTAGAATGAAGATgacaagacaaaaaaataagacaGCTAAAATGGGAAGAAAGGGTCAAGGTACCTTAAACGAGTTACTTTTCTGGCAATTGCAAAAACATATAATAGAAGGATACGAGTTGTCACAACAGGTCAGACCAATTGCCCCAGTACCATAATGAAGCAAGAGTTGACTGATATGAATGTACAAGTGACACTAAGAATAGCAGCTATATTCCATAAGTTGATTTTACATCCCAAATTCATAAGAACCTTTAAATCAACAGGCCTTACTCTTATGACCCTTTTTTACCAATTGGTTTTTGAGTTCATTAGTCAAAAAATGTCCGAATGTCCATCAGACAATATCAATGTTGTGGAGTGTCTCCTAGCAGCAGCTTTAACATCCCAAACACAACTATGCGTGTGTGGACAGACACACACCCATTCTTACAAacacgaaaaaagaaaaggaaatgatacATAATAAGGTAATATGACCAACAATGGAGGAGAAGAAGCAAAAATATCATGCAAGATGAGTAGCGTCTAGTAATGAAAAATTAATACGAGAAAAAATGTTAGCAAGATGGTAGCAGTCTAATAATGCACAATCTGCTTAGCCCTTGTAGTGTCCCATATGCAATGTGAGCACATTCAGTAGCACACACAAGCACACAATTGTgtatgagagtgagagagagagagagagagagagagggggggggggggggggggggggattgggGTTGTTATATCACATGCCTTAACTGTTATGTCTGTATACATTGAAAGTACTGCCTCCACATTCTGATGATGAGTGCGTAACCGCAACTTTACCTAAAAAATCAGGCCAAAtgggaaagaaaaaatatggtCACTAAAACATACATAACTAGGTAAAATGCCAGGAGACGAGCACAAACCAAGATTGACAATGGTTTTAAGGATAAACAATACAACCACCGAAGAACCCACAATTTCTCTGAAGCTGAAGTACTGAAACTAGGTAGGATGGTTTAGAATATACCTTTTCTTCTGTATCATCAAATCGTTGGGTAAGCCTCGCAGCAATTTCTTCAGTCTCTGGGGGAGAATACTTCAAGTGGTATATCTTCCCAGTAACAGGATCTAACCTTCGTCCAACGACTCTCTCAACAAGAGTATCTTCAGGAACCTGCAAATGCAGGTGCCCATATTCATTACCATTGTGGAAAGTCCACTCTTAAATTCCAACTTGACCAAATACCAAACTAACAAGATTTCAGTCACACATTACATCACCACATCGTACTACCAAAATGGATCTCAAaaggtaattaaaaaaaataaaataaaaaaataaaaaagaaagaaagaagaagaagaaggaggaggacaATCGAACGAATTAGTTTAGAGCCAGCATAAAAATCCTTACTTCTAGGAGAATAAAAAGATCTGGCTTGAACCCAAATTCCTTAAGAGCAGTTGCTTGTGACAAGCTCCTTGGGTACCCATCCAAAAGCCAACCATTTTCCTGAGAATCTGGCTGCAATAGCCTCTCCTTCACCATCTACAGGTTCAAAATTAAGGAATCACCCACAAGAACATGATTATGTCAAACTGAAATAAATTGTCCCTACCATGACAACTATCTCGTTTGGGACTAATTTTCCTTTCTCCATGAATTCCTTTGCCCGCCTTCCATTTTCACTACCAGCTGCAATCTCTGCCCTGAGTAAATCTCCAGCAGAAACATGCACCAGACCATACTGCATATAGGAGGATGACTTGATTCAATCTGCTTTTCTTCACGGGCAATTACAAACTGAGAAATTCATGAAGTAAACCAGTACTTACATAAAAATTACACTAAGTGATGgagggaaaataataataataaaaataataatgacctAAAAGTAGAAAATCAATTATCAAACAAATTGTCCAACTTATCTAGATAATCACCAAAAATTACTAATGCAGTTTAGGTAAGGCCATGGTATCTTTCCCCCATGAACCATTTGTATTTGAGTGCGTATCCTTGGGGAAGAAAGGGCAGAGGTCTATTTGTAACTTTCAATCTAAACCCAGAGGATTCGGTGTAGACAACTCTTCAACTCAGCCTGAAGTTGACCTCAAGGCAAATTAGAATAAATGTCCATGAACTAATCCTTAGCTCCAGTTAAAACTGAAAACACACCCTTACAGTTTAATTTATGCTGCAGAACAATCTGACATGTTTAATTCCACATAGTTATCACACCTAATAAAGCAATcaattttacccaaaaacaatCATCACTCTATTCTGAGTCTCTGACATGGTTAGTTACCATCTAACCAATCTCTATGGCAAAAAATTAAGCTTTCTATAAGTAATCAAATTCTTTTCAATGGCATTAGAAATTAGCTAATCCTTTTTTAGAAAAGTGTTCTAATTGAACAATCCCAATTGTTCCACATTCTTAAACAAGAGGCACACTGCTTGCCCTTTCCTGTTATACATTGGCAAACTAAATCCTCAGTGTCGAAAAGTGTGATCTTGTATCAAGTGGGAAGACCTTCAACATAATCATAATA
Coding sequences within:
- the LOC133871846 gene encoding adenylate kinase, chloroplastic, which encodes MACGVNFSTITQPRPQPCYPSLSLSSSSSPSNSPKSLISQLSLVSNNPCLSLRRDRTLARSRLRAPNFKVLASAKKPEPLKIMISGAPASGKGTQCELITQKYGLVHVSAGDLLRAEIAAGSENGRRAKEFMEKGKLVPNEIVVMMVKERLLQPDSQENGWLLDGYPRSLSQATALKEFGFKPDLFILLEVPEDTLVERVVGRRLDPVTGKIYHLKYSPPETEEIAARLTQRFDDTEEKVKLRLRTHHQNVEAVLSMYTDITVKINGSIYKEDVFAQIDSVLTELLEQRQATSESLAAK